From Camelina sativa cultivar DH55 chromosome 20, Cs, whole genome shotgun sequence, the proteins below share one genomic window:
- the LOC104771527 gene encoding protein argonaute 10-like has protein sequence MPIRPMKDSSETHLVIKTQPLKQHNPKTVQNGKIPPPVTTPANGQTQASSPSPPAKNRSRRRNRGGRKSDQGDVCMRPSSRPRKPPPPPSQTTSLAPVVAASAGDIVAVNHQMQMGVRKNSNFAPRPGFGTLGTRCIVKANHFLADLPTKDLNQYDVTISPEVSSKSVNRAIIAELVRLYKESDLGTRLPAYDGRKSLYTAGELPFTWKEFTVKIVDEDDGIINGPKRERSYKVAIKFVARANMHHLGEFLAGKRADCPQEALQILDIVLRELSVKRFCPVGRSFFSPDIRTPQRLGEGLESWCGFYQSIRPTQMGLSLNIDMASAAFIEPLPVIEFVAQLLGKDVLSKPLSDSDRVKIKKGLRGVKVEVTHRANVRRKYRVAGLTTQPTRELMFPVDENCTMKSVIEYFQEMYGFTIQHTHLPCLQVGNQKKASYLPMEACKIVEGQRYTKRLNEKQITALLKVTCQRPRDRENDILKTVQHNAYDQDPYAKEFGMNISEKLASVEARILPAPWLKYHENGKEKDCLPQVGQWNMMNKKMINGMTVSRWACVNFSRSVQENVARGFCNELGQMCEVSGMEFNPEPVIPIYTARPDQVEKALKHVYHTAMNRTKGKELELLLAILPDNNGSLYGDLKRICETELGLISQCCLTKHVFKISKQYLANVSLKINVKMGGRNTVLLDAISCRIPLVSDIPTIIFGADVTHPENGEESSPSIAAVVASQDWPEVTKYAGLVCAQAHRQELIQDLYKTWQDPVRGTVSGGMIRDLLISFRKATGQKPLRIIFYRDGVSEGQFYQVLLYELDAIRKACASLEPNYQPPVTFIVVQKRHHTRLFANNHRDKSSTDRSGNILPGTVVDTKICHPTEFDFYLCSHAGIQGTSRPAHYHVLWDENKFTADGIQSLTNNLCYTYARCTRSVSIVPPAYYAHLAAFRARFYMEPEIMQDNGSPGKKSTKTTTVGDCGVKPLPALKENVKRVMFYC, from the exons ATGCCGATTAGGCCAATGAAAGATAGCTCTGAGACTCACTTAGTCATCAAAACCCAACCTTTAAAACAGCACAATCCCAAAACCGTTCAAAACGGTAAAATCCCTCCTCCGGTGACAACTCCGGCGAATGGTCAGACTCAAGCTTCTTCACCTTCACCGCCGGCGAAGAATCGTAGCCGAAGGAGGAACCGTGGTGGTAGAAAATCTGATCAGGGAGATGTTTGTATGAGACCTAGCTCTCGTCCTCGtaaaccaccaccaccgccgagTCAAACCACTTCTTTAGCACCCGTCGTTGCCGCCTCCGCCGGAGATATAGTCGCCGTGAATCATCAGATGCAGATGGGTGTTCGTAAAAACTCCAACTTTGCGCCGAGGCCTGGATTTGGTACACTTGGGACTAGATGCATTGTTAAAGCTAACCATTTCCTCGCTGATTTGCCCACCAAGGATTTGAATCAGTATGAT GTTACAATAAGTCCTGAAGTGTCATCAAAGAGTGTAAACAGAGCTATAATTGCTGAGTTAGTGAGACTATACAAAGAATCTGATCTCGGGACAAGGCTTCCGGCTTACGATGGCCGGAAAAGTCTTTACACTGCCGGAGAGCTTCCTTTTACTTGGAAGGAGTTCACTGTTAAGattgttgatgaagatgatggtatcATCAATGGTCCTAA aaggGAGAGATCTTATAAGGTGGCTATTAAGTTTGTTGCACGGGCAAATATGCATCACTTGGGAGAGTTTCTAGCTGGTAAACGCGCAGATTGTCCACAAGAGGCGTTGCAGATTCTTGACATTGTACTCAGGGAATTGTCGGTTAAGAGGTTTTGTCCCGTTGGAAGATCTTTCTTTTCGCCTGATATTAGAACACCTCAGCGACTTGGTGAAGGGTTAGAGTCATGGTGTGGGTTTTACCAGAGTATTAGACCTACTCAAATGGGTTTATCACTAAATATCG ATATGGCTTCAGCTGCATTTATTGAGCCTCTTCCGGTGATAGAGTTTGTAGCACAGCTTCTTGGAAAGGATGTCTTGTCTAAGCCGTTGTCTGATTCTGATCGGGTTAAG ATTAAGAAGGGTCTCAGGGGAGTAAAAGTAGAGGTTACTCATAGAGCTAACGTTAGAAGGAAATACCGTGTTGCGGGTTTAACAACTCAACCAACAAGAGAGCTAAT GTTTCCAGTAGATGAGAACTGTACAATGAAGTCGGTTATCGAGTATTTCCAAGAGATGTATGGATTCACGATCCAGCACACACATTTGCCATGTCTCCAAGTTGGAAACCAAAAGAAGGCTAGCTATTTACCAATGGAG GCATGCAAAATTGTTGAGGGACAACGGTACACGAAAAGGTTGAATGAGAAGCAGATTACTGCTCTCTTGAAAGTTACATGCCAAAGGCCAAGGGACAGAGAAAACGATATTTTGAAG aCGGTCCAACACAACGCATATGATCAAGATCCATATGCAAAGGAGTTTGGCATGAACATAAGCGAAAAGTTAGCTTCTGTTGAAGCTCGGATTCTACCAGCTCCATGG CTTAAGTATCATGAGAATgggaaagaaaaagattgtctCCCGCAAGTTGGTCAGTGGAATATGATGAACAAGAAAATGATCAACGGGATGACGGTGAGCAGATGGGCATGTGTTAACTTCTCACGCAGCGTGCAAGAAAATGTTGCTCGTGGATTTTGTAATGAACTTGGTCAGATGTGTGAAGTCTCCGGCATG GAGTTTAATCCAGAACCTGTGATCCCAATATATACTGCGAGGCCTGATCAAGTTGAGAAAGCTTTAAAGCATGTTTATCACACTGCAATGAACAGAACCAAAGGGAAAGAGTTAGAACTTCTGTTGGCAATTTTACCTGACAACAACGGTTCACTTTATG GGGATCTTAAGAGAATCTGTGAAACCGAGCTTGGTTTAATATCTCAGTGTTGTCTCACAAAACATGTGTTCAAGATTAGCAAACAGTATCTGGCAAATGTATCTCTTAAAATCAATGTCAAG ATGGGAGGAAGGAACACAGTTCTATTAGACGCCATAAGCTGTAGGATTCCGCTGGTTAGCGATATACCAACCATCATATTTGGCGCAGACGTAACTCATCCAGAGAACGGGGAAGAGTCGAGCCCTTCAATCGCTGCT gttgTTGCTTCTCAAGATTGGCCTGAAGTCACAAAATATGCGGGTTTAGTTTGTGCTCAAGCTCACAGGCAAGAACTTATACAAGATTTGTATAAAACATGGCAAGATCCTGTACGTGGCACTGTTAGTGGCGGTATGATCAG GGACCTTCTGATCTCATTTAGGAAAGCAACAGGGCAGAAACCGCTTCGAATTATCTTTTACCG TGATGGAGTAAGCGAAGGGcaattctatcaagttttactctatgagTTGGATGCAATTCGAAAG GCTTGTGCTTCGCTTGAACCGAATTATCAGCCACCGGTGACATTCATCGTTGTACAGAAGCGTCACCACACTCGTTTGTTTGCTAATAATCACCGAGACAAAAGCAGTACTGATCGAAGTGGAAATATCTTACCAG GTACTGTAGTTGACACCAAGATATGTCATCCAACTGAATTCGACTTCTACCTTTGTAGCCATGCGGGTATTCAG GGAACAAGCAGGCCTGCACATTACCATGTTCTTTGGGACGAGAACAAGTTCACAGCGGATGGTATTCAGTCTCTGACTAATAACCTCTGTTATACCTATGCGCGATGCACTCGATCTGTCTCTATAg TTCCTCCGGCGTATTATGCCCATCTCGCTGCATTTCGAGCACGTTTCTACATGGAACCGGAGATAATGCAAGATAACGGATCACCAGGGAAAAAGAGCACGAAAACAACAACTGTTGGAGATTGCGGTGTGAAGCCTTTACCGGCTTTGAAGGAGAATGTGAAGAGAGTTATGTTCTACTGCTAA